GCACCGATCGAAGGACAACGTGTTAACGCTTATGTGTGTACCGTGAGCGTTGCCAACCTGGATGAGTATCTTGACAGAGCGCTCAAATCCGGTGGAAGCGTCGTACTGCCTAAGATGGCAGTAAAAAATATCGGTTGTGTCGCTTACTGCAAGGACACTGAGAATAACATCTTCGGCATGATGCAAGAGGATGAGAACGCACCATAGCGATCGCAGCTGAAAGTGAGACGGAGGCAGGTACATCGATACAAACTATCGTCTCGATGAATAGGGGCAAAATGCGGGAAGCGAATAAAAAGAAGAGTGGACCGCGCTGGTATTTGGTGATACTCGTTATAACGCTTCTTATTTCTGTAACCGGCTGTGTCAGGAATCAGGCAGAGGTCACTGCAGAACCCGGAGAAGTGTTCACCATCGGCATTGGTCAGAGCGCCCGAATAACGGGAGAAGACCTGGTAATAACGTTCGAGGAAGTTATCGGCGATAGTCGCTGTCCCCGGGATGTTGTCTGCGTCTGGGAAGGGGTAGCCAGCAGCCACGTCCGGATCACTCATCAGGGAACAAGCTATTCACTGGTGCTGAACCAGCCGGGGCTGACGGAGCAGGCACAGGAAGCATTTATCAACTATACACTGACTTTCAGTCTCCACCCTTATCCCAGAGCGGGCGAAGAGATATCTGCCGGGGAGTACCGGCTGACCCTGACTGTCTCAAAGTAGTTCAGCGGGATTCATTTTCGCTACTCTTGCGCCGCCTCGAAATCCCCACCTCACTGGTACCTTTCGAGACGATCTCGTACAGTACTGCAAGCTTACCTGCTCGTTTCCTTAGGATACGCCCGAGCCGCTGCTTGTACTCGCGCTTGCTCCCGCTGCCGCTCAGAATAACGCCCACCGACGCCTCAGGCACATCAATGCCTTCTTCGAGCACCTTCGAGGTGACGATCACGTTATACGTACCGGTTCGGAACCGGTCAAGGATCTCTGCACGCTCCTCTTTCGGCGTGGTATGCGTGA
The Methanomicrobia archaeon DNA segment above includes these coding regions:
- a CDS encoding VOC family protein — translated: MNRIVHFEIQADDPERAAKFYTDVFGWEIHEWVLPGVKMRDENRYWMVTTGPETEPGINGGLVFRRGPAPIEGQRVNAYVCTVSVANLDEYLDRALKSGGSVVLPKMAVKNIGCVAYCKDTENNIFGMMQEDENAP